Proteins from one Mycobacterium adipatum genomic window:
- a CDS encoding acetyl-CoA C-acetyltransferase, with protein sequence MAPLSENAALICEPVRTPIGRYGGMFTSLTAVDLGVAALQGLLGRTGIPVDAVQDVILGHCYPSPEAPAIGRVVALDAGLPITVPGMQLDRRCGSGLQAVIQACLQVSSGDCDLVIAGGTESMSNVAFHSTDMRWGGARGGITVHDGLARGRTTAGGTHYPVPGGMLETAENLRRQYGISRTEQDELAVRSHQKAVAAQRSGVLAEEIIPVTVGSRSGDEVISVDEHPRADTTVEVLSKLRPVLGKSDPEATVTAGNSSGQNDAASMCIVTTPRRAAELGLKPLVRMVSWGVAGVAPNIMGIGPVPATEKALAKADLALADIDLIELNEAFAAQALACTREWQFTDADFERTNVRGSGISLGHPVGATGGRMLATLARELQLRDARYGLETMCIGGGQGLAAIFERMPS encoded by the coding sequence CGGCCGCTACGGCGGCATGTTCACATCTCTCACCGCGGTGGACCTCGGTGTCGCGGCGCTGCAGGGCCTGCTGGGCCGCACCGGGATTCCGGTCGATGCGGTGCAGGACGTCATCCTGGGGCATTGTTATCCCTCGCCCGAGGCCCCGGCCATCGGCCGGGTGGTGGCCCTGGATGCCGGACTGCCGATCACGGTGCCCGGCATGCAACTCGACCGTCGCTGCGGCTCCGGGCTGCAGGCCGTCATCCAGGCGTGCCTGCAGGTGTCCAGTGGTGACTGCGATCTGGTGATCGCGGGCGGCACCGAGTCGATGAGCAATGTCGCTTTCCATTCCACCGATATGCGCTGGGGAGGCGCTCGCGGCGGGATCACCGTGCACGACGGGCTGGCCCGTGGACGGACCACGGCCGGGGGCACGCACTACCCGGTACCCGGCGGCATGTTGGAGACCGCCGAGAATCTGCGGCGCCAGTACGGGATATCCCGTACCGAGCAGGACGAGCTAGCGGTGCGTTCGCATCAGAAGGCCGTCGCCGCCCAGCGCAGTGGGGTGCTCGCCGAGGAGATCATCCCGGTCACGGTCGGCTCGCGATCGGGGGATGAGGTCATCTCCGTCGATGAGCACCCACGCGCCGACACGACTGTGGAGGTACTGAGCAAGCTGCGTCCGGTTCTGGGTAAGAGCGATCCCGAGGCGACCGTCACCGCCGGGAACTCCAGCGGACAGAACGACGCCGCGTCCATGTGCATCGTCACCACCCCGCGGCGCGCCGCCGAACTCGGCCTCAAACCCCTTGTCCGGATGGTGTCCTGGGGTGTGGCCGGGGTGGCGCCGAATATCATGGGTATCGGACCGGTGCCGGCCACCGAGAAGGCATTGGCGAAGGCCGATCTGGCGCTGGCCGATATCGACCTCATCGAACTGAATGAGGCGTTCGCCGCGCAGGCGCTCGCCTGCACCAGAGAATGGCAGTTCACCGACGCCGATTTCGAGCGCACCAATGTGCGCGGGTCGGGTATCTCGCTGGGACATCCGGTCGGCGCGACCGGTGGCCGGATGCTGGCCACCCTGGCGCGTGAGCTGCAACTGCGCGACGCCCGGTACGGGCTGGAGACCATGTGTATCGGTGGCGGCCAGGGCCTGGCCGCAATATTCGAACGGATGCCGTCATGA